A stretch of the Actinomyces faecalis genome encodes the following:
- a CDS encoding TetR/AcrR family transcriptional regulator yields MTTSRTKRVRLTAEQRREQIVDVATDLVARHGFSGLSLQEVADAVGITQAGLLHYIGTKNGLLELLLDQRYDRQGTPQDFIDSEDPAATHPEGISLPAYFRYLVAFNEARPQLMGLYMTLGVEATDPEHPAYHYFINRPEQVWEFYSQFTWRLPPHVHDNGGWPSMRPLVEMAIEAMDGAQIRSFRRPEVRLSQEWARWEPVLFPSPEWDGYR; encoded by the coding sequence ATGACTACCAGCCGCACCAAGCGCGTCCGACTCACCGCTGAGCAGCGACGCGAGCAGATCGTCGACGTCGCCACGGACCTCGTGGCCCGCCACGGCTTCAGCGGGCTGTCCCTACAGGAGGTGGCCGACGCCGTCGGTATCACCCAGGCCGGCCTGCTGCACTACATCGGCACCAAGAACGGGCTGCTCGAGCTTCTCCTGGACCAGCGCTACGACCGCCAGGGCACGCCACAGGACTTCATCGACTCCGAGGACCCGGCGGCCACGCACCCTGAGGGCATCAGCCTGCCCGCCTACTTCCGCTACCTCGTCGCCTTCAACGAGGCCCGACCCCAGCTCATGGGCCTGTACATGACGCTCGGTGTGGAGGCGACCGACCCCGAGCACCCGGCCTACCACTACTTCATCAACCGCCCTGAGCAGGTCTGGGAGTTCTACTCCCAGTTCACCTGGCGCCTACCTCCCCACGTCCACGACAACGGCGGCTGGCCAAGCATGCGGCCTCTGGTAGAGATGGCGATCGAGGCGATGGACGGGGCCCAGATCCGCTCCTTCCGCAGGCCCGAGGTCAGGCTGAGCCAGGAGTGGGCCCGCTGGGAGCCGGTGCTCTTCCCCTCCCCCGAGTGGGACGGCTACCGCTGA
- a CDS encoding beta-galactosidase, protein MTSPTTSSANRLLFGAAYYDEYTPASAGEDRLERDMQMMVEAGFTTIRIAEFTWGTWNPAPGVFDFTHVDRAIDAAAAHGLEVIIGTPTAAVPTWLVARHPEVMGVNAQGTPNKYGPRQNMDITAPAYRYYGEQAIRALVAHTAPRENVIGFQLDNETKYYDAYNADIQRAFVDSLRKRFGGDLDALNAAYGLNYWANRINAWEEFPDVNQTINGSLAAAFDSFRRSLVTDFLLWQRAIVDEYRREDQFVTHNFDYEWRGYSFGIQPAVDHFKAAEAVTLAGVDIYHPTEDQLTGKEIAFGGDVNRSLKDGAPYLVLETEAQGQMGWLPYPGQLRLQAYSHLASGAHGIMYWHWGSLHNSFETYWKGLVSQDYSANPTYLEAARFGAEIKEHAASLAGLTKRNKIAVMVSNEAYTALEWFSIDSGFPRHFGGGGASYNDVFRLVYDALFEANLEADIVPADAPVERLARYDVLLAPALYVTPEETIASLRAFVEGGGHLVTTFRTAVADENVQVFTDRQPHGLSSLLGLGTDQFTRPDGVRLAPAGALAAALPEGADLGLTHFMELMTPVEGVDDVEVLATYDHHAWSGPAIAARAVGSGSITHLAAWASPEVVRAVVTLVAERAGVTDWAGELAGQVTVRKGVNGADRPLAYLLRYSHEPVTLTLPVGGTDVLGTLGEPGAVLAAGTTVTLPGWGVLALEGEQA, encoded by the coding sequence ATGACAAGCCCGACAACGAGCTCCGCGAACCGTCTCCTGTTCGGCGCGGCCTACTACGACGAGTACACCCCTGCCTCGGCAGGCGAGGACCGCCTCGAGCGCGACATGCAGATGATGGTCGAGGCCGGCTTCACCACCATCCGCATCGCGGAGTTCACCTGGGGCACCTGGAACCCCGCCCCCGGCGTCTTCGACTTCACCCACGTCGACCGCGCGATCGACGCGGCAGCCGCCCACGGCCTCGAGGTCATCATCGGGACGCCCACCGCCGCGGTGCCCACCTGGCTCGTCGCCCGCCACCCCGAGGTCATGGGCGTCAACGCCCAGGGGACCCCGAACAAGTACGGTCCACGCCAGAACATGGACATCACCGCTCCTGCCTACCGCTACTACGGCGAGCAGGCCATCCGTGCGCTCGTGGCCCACACCGCCCCGCGTGAGAACGTCATCGGCTTCCAGCTGGACAACGAGACCAAGTACTACGACGCCTACAACGCTGACATCCAGCGCGCCTTCGTCGACTCGCTCAGGAAGCGCTTTGGCGGCGACCTCGACGCCCTCAACGCGGCCTACGGCCTGAACTACTGGGCCAACCGGATCAACGCCTGGGAGGAGTTCCCGGACGTCAACCAGACGATCAACGGCTCCCTAGCCGCAGCCTTCGACTCCTTCCGCCGCTCACTCGTCACTGACTTCCTCCTGTGGCAGCGCGCCATCGTGGACGAGTACCGCCGCGAGGACCAGTTCGTCACCCACAACTTCGACTACGAGTGGCGTGGCTACTCCTTCGGGATCCAGCCCGCGGTCGACCACTTCAAGGCGGCCGAGGCCGTCACCCTGGCCGGGGTCGACATCTACCACCCCACCGAGGACCAGCTCACGGGCAAGGAGATCGCCTTCGGTGGGGACGTCAACCGCAGCCTCAAGGACGGCGCGCCCTACCTGGTCCTGGAGACCGAGGCCCAGGGGCAGATGGGATGGCTGCCCTACCCCGGCCAGCTGCGCCTGCAGGCCTACTCCCACCTCGCCTCCGGCGCGCACGGCATCATGTACTGGCACTGGGGCTCGCTCCACAACTCCTTCGAGACCTACTGGAAGGGCCTGGTCTCCCAGGACTACTCCGCCAACCCCACCTACCTGGAGGCGGCCCGCTTCGGCGCTGAGATCAAGGAGCACGCCGCGTCGCTGGCAGGCCTGACCAAGCGCAACAAGATCGCCGTCATGGTCTCCAACGAGGCCTACACGGCCCTGGAGTGGTTCTCCATCGACTCCGGCTTCCCGCGCCACTTCGGCGGGGGCGGCGCCAGCTACAACGACGTCTTCCGCCTGGTCTACGACGCCCTGTTCGAGGCCAACCTTGAGGCTGACATCGTGCCGGCCGACGCCCCGGTCGAGCGTCTGGCTCGCTACGACGTCCTGCTGGCTCCGGCCCTGTACGTCACGCCGGAGGAGACCATTGCCAGCCTGCGCGCCTTCGTCGAGGGCGGTGGCCACCTGGTGACGACCTTCCGCACCGCCGTCGCCGACGAGAACGTCCAGGTCTTCACCGACCGTCAGCCCCACGGCCTGTCCAGCCTGCTCGGCCTGGGCACCGACCAGTTCACCCGGCCCGACGGCGTACGGCTGGCTCCCGCCGGGGCGCTCGCCGCCGCCCTGCCCGAGGGCGCCGACCTGGGGCTGACCCACTTCATGGAGCTCATGACCCCCGTCGAGGGCGTGGACGACGTCGAGGTCCTGGCTACCTACGACCACCACGCCTGGTCCGGCCCGGCCATCGCGGCCCGCGCCGTCGGCTCGGGTTCCATCACCCACCTGGCTGCCTGGGCCAGCCCCGAGGTGGTGCGCGCCGTCGTCACGCTCGTGGCCGAGCGTGCTGGCGTGACCGACTGGGCGGGCGAGCTCGCTGGCCAGGTCACCGTGCGCAAGGGTGTCAACGGTGCCGACCGACCGCTGGCCTACCTCCTGCGCTACAGCCACGAGCCCGTCACCCTCACCCTCCCGGTGGGCGGTACCGACGTGCTGGGCACGCTCGGTGAGCCCGGCGCCGTCCTGGCGGCGGGTACCACCGTGACGCTGCCCGGATGGGGAGTGCTCGCCCTGGAGGGCGAGCAGGCCTGA
- a CDS encoding NUDIX hydrolase, producing MPSHRTRRPRAGSQPRRTSARSLPVVDETSAGGLVIDVQDGRAVTAVIARRNRGGRLEWCLPKGHLEGTETPEQAAVREIAEETGIHGRVLRHLATIDYWFGGDDHRVHKVVHHFLLEATGGTLTTENDPDHEAEDVAWVDLEEVSRRLAYPNERRIVATAREILVGDG from the coding sequence ATGCCTAGCCACCGCACTCGCCGACCCCGCGCGGGCTCCCAGCCGCGCAGGACGAGTGCGCGCAGCCTCCCCGTCGTTGACGAGACCAGTGCCGGCGGCCTGGTTATTGACGTCCAGGACGGGCGCGCAGTCACGGCCGTCATCGCCCGGCGCAACCGCGGCGGACGCCTGGAGTGGTGCCTGCCCAAGGGGCACCTCGAGGGCACTGAGACCCCTGAGCAGGCGGCCGTGCGTGAGATCGCCGAGGAGACCGGTATCCACGGACGCGTCCTGCGGCACCTGGCCACGATCGACTACTGGTTTGGCGGGGACGACCACCGCGTCCACAAGGTCGTCCACCACTTCCTCCTCGAGGCGACTGGCGGCACCCTGACCACGGAGAACGACCCTGACCACGAGGCCGAGGACGTCGCGTGGGTGGACCTGGAGGAGGTCTCCCGCCGCCTGGCCTACCCCAACGAGCGCCGTATCGTCGCCACGGCCCGCGAGATCCTCGTGGGAGACGGGTGA
- a CDS encoding glycoside hydrolase family 30 protein, producing MTAQPTWVVTTEHESWATPATGVTITPMDEFPGALIQTDKPAQEIEGFGVCFNELGWTSLARLTEDERAEILKEIFSPEGGNASVCRMPVGANDFSIDWYSYDETPGDFELRDFSIEHDEATLVPFIKAAQAVRGDLRLWASPWCPPTWMKTNGHYACGVPSPMAQQTRYDNGLTPDRAIPEGTDGFILDEEHLDAYACYFGKFIDAYAEHGIDISMVMPQNEFNSDQVFPSCTWTPAGLARFLRHLVPEMSKRDVEVFLGTVERPDEQLVEEVLADPEIGDKIRGVGFQWAGKGAVPYVHHAHPELKIYQSEQECGDGKNDWRYARYAWTMMRHYFNHGANVYDYWNLSLDEGGVSRWGWSQNSFVTVDPADATYTFNYEYYIWKHLAHFVQRGARFLPTLSYTGYENVLSFANPDGSIVIAAQNDMTTEMPIVFGAAGRLIKATLPADSVSTIHVPAELLA from the coding sequence ATGACCGCACAGCCCACCTGGGTCGTCACCACCGAGCACGAGTCCTGGGCCACGCCCGCCACGGGTGTCACGATCACCCCGATGGACGAGTTCCCCGGTGCCCTCATCCAGACCGACAAGCCCGCTCAGGAGATCGAGGGCTTCGGCGTGTGCTTCAACGAGCTGGGCTGGACCTCGCTGGCCCGCCTCACGGAGGACGAGCGCGCCGAGATCCTCAAGGAGATCTTCTCCCCCGAGGGCGGTAACGCCTCGGTGTGCCGTATGCCCGTGGGCGCCAACGACTTCTCGATCGACTGGTACTCCTACGACGAGACCCCCGGAGACTTTGAGCTCAGGGACTTCTCGATCGAGCACGACGAGGCCACGCTCGTTCCCTTCATCAAGGCCGCCCAGGCGGTGCGAGGGGACCTGCGCCTGTGGGCCTCGCCGTGGTGCCCGCCGACCTGGATGAAGACCAACGGCCACTACGCCTGCGGCGTGCCCAGCCCGATGGCCCAGCAGACCCGTTACGACAACGGCCTGACCCCGGACCGCGCCATCCCCGAGGGCACCGACGGCTTCATCCTCGACGAGGAGCACCTGGACGCCTACGCGTGCTACTTCGGCAAGTTCATCGACGCCTACGCCGAGCACGGCATCGACATCTCCATGGTCATGCCGCAGAACGAGTTCAACTCCGACCAGGTCTTCCCCTCCTGCACCTGGACTCCGGCGGGCCTGGCCCGCTTCCTGCGTCACCTCGTTCCCGAGATGAGCAAGCGTGACGTCGAGGTCTTCCTCGGCACCGTGGAGCGTCCCGACGAGCAGCTGGTCGAGGAGGTCCTGGCCGATCCTGAGATCGGGGACAAGATCCGCGGCGTCGGCTTCCAGTGGGCCGGCAAGGGCGCGGTGCCCTACGTCCACCACGCCCACCCCGAGCTCAAGATCTACCAGAGCGAGCAGGAGTGCGGTGACGGCAAGAACGACTGGCGCTACGCCCGCTACGCCTGGACGATGATGCGCCACTACTTCAACCACGGCGCCAACGTCTACGACTACTGGAACCTGTCTCTGGACGAGGGCGGTGTCTCGCGCTGGGGCTGGAGCCAGAACTCCTTCGTCACGGTGGACCCGGCTGACGCCACCTACACCTTCAACTACGAGTACTACATCTGGAAGCATCTGGCTCACTTCGTCCAGCGCGGTGCACGCTTCCTGCCGACCCTGTCCTACACCGGTTACGAGAACGTGCTCTCCTTCGCCAACCCGGACGGCTCGATCGTCATCGCGGCCCAGAACGACATGACCACGGAGATGCCGATCGTCTTCGGCGCGGCGGGCAGGCTCATCAAGGCCACGCTCCCGGCTGACTCGGTCTCCACGATCCACGTGCCGGCCGAGCTGCTGGCCTGA
- a CDS encoding phosphoglycerate dehydrogenase, giving the protein MTKLRVKTLNAISASGLTRFPAERYEVGESVDSPDALLVRSAKLHDTPIPESVQAIARAGAGTNNIPVAEMTKRGVPVFNTPGANANAVKELVLAGLFITSRNLIPAARFAHELSGTDAEIAKAVEAGKKQFVGFELPGKTLGVIGLGAIGVRVANAALGLGLKVVGYDPAISVDHAWNLSAEVERAESMEEVFKRADVLTVHVPLIDATRGLVSTQRLALMKHSAVILNFARPEIVDEAAIVSALDQDYLAGYVCDFPSTAVHKHPKCISLPHLGASTKEAERNCAVMAVDELRGFLEDGQIHNSVNFPEAVMAREPGTFRLLIVNKNVPNMVGQVSTLVAQRGHNIANLLNRSRGELAVTLVDVEGDADSQLAEEVRGIDGVQSVRLIPARS; this is encoded by the coding sequence ATGACCAAGCTGCGCGTCAAGACCCTCAACGCCATCTCCGCCAGCGGACTGACCCGTTTCCCCGCTGAGCGCTACGAGGTTGGCGAGAGCGTCGACTCTCCCGACGCCCTGCTCGTGCGGTCGGCCAAGCTGCACGACACCCCGATCCCGGAGTCCGTCCAGGCCATCGCCCGCGCCGGCGCCGGGACGAACAACATCCCCGTGGCTGAGATGACCAAGCGCGGTGTCCCGGTCTTCAACACCCCCGGTGCCAACGCCAACGCGGTCAAGGAGCTGGTCCTGGCCGGCCTGTTCATCACCTCGCGCAACCTCATTCCCGCCGCCCGCTTCGCCCACGAGCTCTCAGGCACCGACGCCGAGATCGCCAAGGCGGTGGAGGCCGGCAAGAAGCAGTTCGTCGGCTTTGAGCTGCCAGGCAAGACCCTCGGTGTCATCGGTCTGGGAGCGATCGGCGTGCGCGTGGCCAACGCGGCGCTCGGGCTGGGCCTGAAGGTGGTGGGCTACGACCCGGCCATCTCCGTCGACCACGCCTGGAACCTGTCCGCTGAGGTCGAGCGTGCGGAGTCGATGGAGGAGGTCTTCAAGCGGGCCGACGTCCTCACCGTCCACGTCCCTCTCATCGACGCCACCCGTGGTCTGGTCTCGACCCAGCGTCTGGCCCTGATGAAGCACTCGGCCGTCATCCTCAACTTCGCCCGGCCCGAGATCGTGGACGAGGCGGCGATCGTCTCCGCGCTTGACCAGGACTACCTGGCTGGCTACGTCTGCGACTTCCCGTCGACGGCGGTCCACAAGCACCCTAAGTGCATCTCGCTGCCCCACCTGGGTGCTTCCACCAAGGAGGCCGAGCGCAACTGCGCCGTCATGGCGGTGGACGAGCTGCGCGGCTTCCTCGAGGACGGCCAGATCCACAACTCGGTCAACTTCCCCGAGGCGGTGATGGCGCGTGAGCCTGGCACCTTCCGCCTCCTCATCGTCAACAAGAACGTGCCGAACATGGTCGGCCAGGTCTCCACGCTCGTCGCCCAGCGCGGCCACAACATCGCCAACCTCCTCAACCGCTCCCGCGGTGAGCTGGCGGTGACGCTGGTCGACGTCGAGGGCGATGCTGACTCCCAGCTGGCTGAGGAGGTCCGCGGGATCGACGGCGTGCAGAGCGTGCGTCTGATCCCAGCCCGGTCCTGA
- the serC gene encoding 3-phosphoserine/phosphohydroxythreonine transaminase — MRVHNFSAGPAQLPLPVLEQASAELTDWRGSGMSVLEVSHRGKDFTECAADAEATIRRLAGVPDDYAVLFLAGGATGQFSAIPGNLTQRGDTIAYLSTGQWSKKAIKEATRQGLEVKVVADEAGSSYTTTPAPGSFTVPADATYLGYCANETIGGVAMPYVPTEEAAGVPIVADVSSMYLSRPIDVTQFGVVFGGAQKNLGPAGMDISIIRRDLMGHARSDVPAIWDWQVMADNDSMLNTPPTFSIYLLGLILHWIEDEGGLEAMAQRNDAKAARLYEAIDSSGFYHNPVEPGSRSAMNVPFTLADPSLDADFLAGASAAGLVNLKGHRSVGGMRASIYNAMTDEGVSALIDYMADFERTHG, encoded by the coding sequence ATGCGCGTGCATAACTTCTCAGCAGGACCCGCCCAGCTCCCTCTCCCCGTTCTTGAGCAGGCCTCCGCCGAGCTCACCGACTGGCGAGGTTCTGGAATGAGCGTCCTCGAGGTCTCTCACCGCGGCAAGGACTTCACCGAGTGCGCCGCTGACGCCGAGGCCACGATCCGCCGCCTGGCCGGCGTCCCGGACGACTATGCCGTGCTCTTCCTTGCCGGCGGTGCCACCGGCCAGTTCTCCGCCATCCCCGGCAACCTCACCCAGCGCGGGGACACGATCGCCTACCTCAGTACGGGTCAGTGGTCAAAGAAGGCGATCAAGGAGGCCACCCGTCAGGGCCTGGAGGTCAAGGTCGTCGCTGACGAGGCCGGCTCCTCCTACACCACCACCCCTGCCCCCGGCTCCTTCACCGTCCCCGCCGACGCCACGTACCTCGGCTACTGCGCCAACGAGACCATCGGTGGCGTCGCCATGCCCTACGTGCCCACCGAGGAGGCCGCAGGCGTGCCGATCGTGGCAGACGTGTCCTCCATGTACCTCTCGCGTCCCATCGACGTCACCCAGTTCGGCGTCGTCTTCGGCGGTGCACAGAAGAACCTCGGCCCGGCCGGTATGGACATCTCCATCATCCGCCGCGACCTGATGGGTCACGCCCGCTCGGACGTCCCGGCGATCTGGGACTGGCAGGTCATGGCGGACAACGACTCCATGCTCAACACCCCGCCCACCTTCTCCATCTACCTGCTCGGCCTCATCCTGCACTGGATCGAGGACGAGGGCGGTCTGGAGGCCATGGCGCAGCGCAACGACGCCAAGGCCGCCCGCCTGTACGAGGCCATCGACTCCTCCGGCTTCTACCACAACCCGGTGGAGCCCGGATCGCGCTCGGCGATGAACGTCCCCTTCACGCTGGCCGACCCCTCTCTCGACGCCGACTTCCTCGCCGGCGCCAGTGCCGCCGGGCTCGTCAACCTCAAGGGCCACCGCAGCGTTGGCGGCATGCGAGCCTCGATCTACAACGCCATGACCGATGAGGGCGTGAGCGCCCTGATCGACTACATGGCTGATTTCGAGCGCACCCACGGCTGA
- a CDS encoding CCA tRNA nucleotidyltransferase, which yields MTTTNATSASSTPRGLTETALDALAQLPPSLAALGHLFVRAGHELALVGGPVRDAFLGVVPHDLDCTTSARPDETEAILTQWGDACWDIGKEFGTIGARKGDVVVEVTTYRTEEYEVGSRKPVVAYGDTLEGDLTRRDFTVNAMALRLPDLELVDPCGGRADLEAGVLRTPVTAVQSFDDDPLRIMRAARFAAQLGLDVEVDVLEAMSEMAGRLEIVSAERVRAELERLLTSRWPRRGLELMVHSGVADVVLPELSALQETVDEKGRHKDVYEHTLTVLDQAIALETGPQGPVPAPDLVLRLAALLHDIGKPATRRFEGGGVVTFHAHDLVGARMARKRLTALRFDKQTIKDVARLVELHLRFHGYADARWSDSAVRRYVTDAGPLLERLHRLTRADVTTGNKRKAQMLSAAYDDLEERIAQLAEEEELAAIRPDLDGQQIMAELGIEPGPVVGQAYRFLMDLRMEKGPMGEDLARQALHSWWAARGEK from the coding sequence ATGACGACGACGAACGCGACCTCCGCCTCCTCCACACCTCGCGGCCTGACTGAGACAGCCCTGGACGCCCTGGCGCAGCTGCCGCCCTCGCTGGCAGCCCTAGGGCACCTCTTCGTGCGTGCGGGCCACGAGCTGGCCCTGGTGGGTGGACCGGTGCGTGACGCCTTCCTCGGCGTGGTGCCTCACGACCTGGACTGCACCACCTCCGCCCGGCCCGACGAGACCGAGGCGATCCTCACCCAGTGGGGTGACGCCTGCTGGGACATCGGCAAGGAGTTCGGCACCATCGGGGCGCGTAAGGGCGACGTCGTCGTCGAGGTGACGACGTACCGCACCGAGGAGTACGAGGTCGGCTCACGCAAGCCCGTCGTCGCCTACGGGGACACGCTGGAGGGTGACCTCACCCGCCGTGACTTCACCGTCAATGCCATGGCGCTGCGACTGCCGGACCTGGAGCTGGTGGACCCCTGCGGGGGGCGTGCTGATCTTGAGGCAGGCGTGCTGCGCACACCCGTCACGGCCGTGCAGTCCTTTGACGACGACCCGTTACGCATCATGCGCGCGGCGCGGTTTGCGGCCCAGCTCGGCCTCGACGTCGAGGTGGACGTCCTGGAGGCCATGAGCGAGATGGCCGGGCGGCTGGAGATCGTCTCGGCGGAGCGCGTGCGGGCTGAGCTGGAGCGGCTGCTGACCTCCCGCTGGCCCCGGCGCGGGCTGGAGCTCATGGTGCACTCCGGGGTGGCCGACGTCGTCCTGCCGGAGCTGTCCGCCCTGCAGGAGACCGTGGACGAGAAGGGGCGCCACAAGGACGTCTATGAGCACACCCTCACGGTGCTCGACCAGGCGATCGCGCTGGAGACCGGGCCGCAGGGACCGGTTCCGGCTCCCGACCTCGTGCTGCGCCTGGCCGCCCTGCTCCACGACATCGGCAAGCCGGCGACCCGCCGCTTCGAGGGAGGTGGCGTGGTCACCTTCCACGCCCACGACCTCGTAGGGGCGCGGATGGCCAGGAAGCGTCTGACGGCTCTGCGCTTTGACAAGCAGACCATCAAGGACGTGGCGCGGCTGGTCGAGCTGCACCTGCGCTTCCACGGCTACGCCGACGCGCGCTGGTCCGACTCGGCGGTGCGCCGCTACGTCACGGACGCCGGGCCGCTGCTGGAGCGCCTGCACCGCCTCACGCGTGCGGACGTGACGACGGGCAACAAGCGCAAGGCGCAGATGCTCTCGGCGGCCTACGACGACCTGGAGGAGCGCATCGCCCAGCTCGCCGAGGAGGAGGAGCTCGCGGCGATCCGTCCCGACCTGGACGGCCAGCAGATCATGGCCGAGCTGGGGATCGAGCCGGGCCCGGTCGTGGGGCAGGCGTACCGCTTCCTCATGGACCTGCGCATGGAGAAGGGGCCGATGGGTGAGGACCTGGCTCGCCAGGCCCTGCACTCGTGGTGGGCCGCACGAGGAGAGAAGTAG
- a CDS encoding MFS transporter yields MASKPSDSTTTAPITPSLATIDNVPSFSRGTFLRFAAGFLSISVLWALGLSMVATVLLPQRLKDLGVADPNALLASISAITAVVSLVSNLVFGNFSDRTRSRLGRRTPWVVAGGLLGGVTLLGVGLIDSTLWLTIDYCLCMVGLNMMLAPAVAVLSDRVPEAVRGTMSTFWGVGAAIGYPLGAIIAAGFIKGDAASTAGFVLGGFFMGVSGIAAVLLWPREGSAKDLEAPASSFKDILLSFVPPIHGAADFWKAFIGRFTMLLSYQMINAYQLYIIQDHLKASGQALSAGQVAATVALTNSIIMVAGLVGGFISGPISDLLRRRKVPVVFASVCFAVGVAMPWLMPTTTGMYMFALIAGFGYAVYGAVDQALNVDVLPNPEEAGKDLGILNMSTTLGQMCGPLITASVVSAQGGSYALVFPISIAFALAGCVSILLIKSVR; encoded by the coding sequence ATGGCATCGAAGCCGAGTGACTCCACCACCACTGCCCCGATCACGCCTTCCCTGGCCACGATCGACAACGTTCCCTCCTTCTCCCGCGGAACCTTCCTGCGCTTTGCCGCCGGGTTCCTGTCGATCTCGGTGCTGTGGGCCCTGGGGCTGAGCATGGTCGCCACCGTGCTGCTGCCCCAGCGCCTGAAGGACCTCGGCGTGGCAGACCCCAACGCCCTGCTGGCCTCGATCAGCGCCATCACGGCAGTCGTCTCGCTGGTGTCCAACCTCGTCTTCGGCAACTTCTCCGACCGTACGCGCTCCCGCCTGGGACGCCGTACCCCCTGGGTCGTGGCCGGTGGCCTGCTCGGAGGCGTCACCCTCCTGGGCGTAGGCCTCATCGACTCCACCCTGTGGCTGACCATCGACTACTGCCTGTGCATGGTGGGCCTGAACATGATGCTGGCTCCCGCCGTCGCCGTCCTGTCCGACCGCGTTCCTGAGGCCGTCCGCGGCACCATGTCCACCTTCTGGGGCGTCGGCGCGGCCATCGGCTACCCGCTGGGTGCCATCATCGCCGCCGGCTTCATCAAGGGCGACGCCGCCTCGACCGCCGGCTTCGTGCTCGGCGGCTTCTTCATGGGTGTCTCCGGCATCGCCGCCGTCCTGCTGTGGCCTCGCGAGGGCTCGGCCAAGGACCTTGAGGCGCCGGCCTCCTCCTTCAAGGACATCCTCCTGTCCTTCGTCCCGCCGATCCACGGCGCGGCCGACTTCTGGAAGGCCTTCATCGGCCGCTTCACGATGCTGCTGTCCTACCAGATGATCAACGCCTACCAGCTCTACATCATCCAGGACCACCTCAAGGCCTCCGGCCAGGCCCTGTCCGCCGGCCAGGTGGCCGCGACCGTCGCGCTGACCAACTCCATCATCATGGTCGCCGGCCTCGTCGGCGGCTTCATCTCCGGCCCGATCTCTGACCTCCTGCGCCGCCGCAAGGTGCCGGTCGTCTTCGCCTCGGTCTGCTTCGCCGTCGGTGTGGCCATGCCCTGGCTCATGCCCACCACCACGGGTATGTACATGTTCGCCCTCATCGCGGGCTTCGGCTACGCCGTCTACGGCGCCGTCGACCAGGCCCTCAACGTCGACGTCCTGCCCAACCCTGAGGAGGCCGGCAAGGACCTGGGCATCCTCAACATGTCCACGACGCTCGGCCAGATGTGCGGCCCGCTCATCACCGCCTCGGTAGTATCGGCGCAGGGCGGAAGCTACGCACTGGTCTTCCCGATCTCGATCGCCTTCGCGCTGGCTGGTTGCGTCTCGATCCTCCTGATCAAGTCCGTGCGCTGA